The following are encoded in a window of Gramella sp. MT6 genomic DNA:
- a CDS encoding glutathione peroxidase, whose translation MESEFYQLQVKKPTGEIIEMKDFEGKTILVVNTATKCGLAPQFDGLEALHQKYKDKGLVVLGFPSAQFLNQEPETNDTVEEACKINYGVTFQLTEKIDVNGKNTHPVFAYLKKKKGGFLGNGIKWNFTKFLIDKNGNPVKRFAPTDKPEKIEKDILKLIEYQN comes from the coding sequence ATGGAATCAGAATTTTATCAGTTACAAGTTAAAAAGCCCACTGGAGAAATTATTGAAATGAAAGATTTCGAAGGTAAAACAATATTGGTTGTTAATACGGCTACAAAATGTGGCCTTGCCCCACAATTTGACGGTTTAGAAGCACTACACCAAAAGTACAAAGACAAAGGGTTGGTTGTTTTAGGATTTCCCAGCGCGCAATTTCTGAACCAGGAGCCTGAAACAAACGATACTGTCGAGGAAGCTTGCAAAATTAATTACGGTGTTACCTTTCAACTTACCGAAAAAATTGATGTAAACGGTAAAAACACCCATCCGGTCTTCGCTTATCTCAAGAAAAAAAAAGGAGGTTTTCTCGGAAACGGTATCAAATGGAATTTTACCAAATTTTTAATCGATAAAAACGGTAACCCGGTAAAACGGTTTGCCCCAACTGATAAACCTGAAAAAATAGAAAAGGATATTTTGAAACTTATTGAGTATCAGAATTAG
- a CDS encoding TetR/AcrR family transcriptional regulator, with product MTRLEEILEVACKLYYQQGIKSVSMDDIAESLAISKKTLYNTVSNKNELLILVTKNLSAIFIKSLHDINERNNITQKEKLKHIAKFILTFTCENFLFIQQLKNTHRRLWVELEYDQHTAILKIMGPIFQELRKEKLLKRSVNKDLLNFIFLGMCKVKKDHLNSMENSQKRIEISELLIDGLFVNLEN from the coding sequence ATGACCCGATTGGAGGAGATATTGGAGGTTGCATGTAAACTCTATTACCAGCAAGGTATAAAATCAGTCTCTATGGATGATATCGCGGAGAGTCTAGCTATCTCAAAAAAAACTTTGTATAACACAGTAAGTAATAAAAATGAGTTACTTATCCTGGTCACAAAAAATTTATCGGCTATATTCATAAAATCGTTGCATGATATTAATGAAAGAAATAATATTACGCAAAAAGAAAAATTAAAACACATAGCTAAATTTATTCTGACATTTACCTGTGAAAACTTTCTTTTTATTCAACAACTTAAAAATACCCATAGGAGGTTGTGGGTAGAATTAGAGTATGACCAACATACTGCCATTTTGAAAATTATGGGTCCTATTTTTCAAGAATTACGAAAGGAGAAACTACTGAAAAGATCAGTGAACAAAGATTTGCTAAATTTTATTTTTCTAGGCATGTGTAAGGTTAAAAAGGATCATTTAAACTCAATGGAAAATTCACAAAAACGTATAGAGATTTCAGAACTATTAATTGACGGATTATTTGTTAACTTAGAAAATTAA
- a CDS encoding TetR/AcrR family transcriptional regulator encodes MNNDLIKAHIINSSKNVFKERGFSQITMSDIANASNKGRSTIYYYFKNKEEVFEEVALLEYLTIIQPAKTKIAPSRSIEENLTGYVAGKLNSLFKKIEGYRFLVEDIKQNPHLNNLIYFKIRHLENEIFTNILTWALENDEIASISDDDIKFLAMAMGTALNSLEKEMLLYGTVDNMDIRLQWLVSLLIKGLKYDQ; translated from the coding sequence ATGAACAACGACTTAATAAAGGCACATATTATAAATTCATCAAAAAATGTATTTAAAGAGCGTGGTTTCAGCCAAATTACGATGAGTGATATTGCAAATGCATCTAACAAAGGAAGAAGTACTATTTATTATTATTTTAAAAATAAAGAAGAAGTCTTTGAGGAAGTTGCCTTACTTGAATATTTAACTATTATACAGCCTGCTAAAACAAAAATTGCTCCCTCTCGCAGCATTGAGGAAAATTTAACAGGATATGTCGCCGGTAAACTCAATAGCCTATTCAAAAAAATAGAAGGATATAGATTTTTAGTTGAAGATATAAAACAGAATCCCCACCTCAATAACTTAATATATTTTAAAATAAGGCATTTAGAAAATGAAATCTTCACAAACATTCTTACTTGGGCTTTGGAGAATGATGAAATCGCATCTATAAGCGATGATGATATTAAATTTTTGGCAATGGCCATGGGTACTGCCCTCAATAGTTTAGAAAAAGAAATGCTCCTATATGGTACCGTGGACAATATGGATATTAGATTACAGTGGCTGGTTAGCCTGCTTATAAAAGGTCTAAAATATGATCAATAA
- a CDS encoding efflux RND transporter periplasmic adaptor subunit, with protein sequence MINKLNSLLAKRMRQFYPILLLCITFIIFQACKKDEKTQEIQPIDVKTILVGEQSFKNNSNVLSATGRIAADKNVKLSFQVSGTIEQFPVKMGEYVKQNDLIASIDATTYQKQYETQKAQADLAEDNYARVKEVYEKGSIAEVRMVEARSNYQQAQAAAEASYQNVKHTSIRAPFSGYVGEKMMEAGDLASPGQPVVYFFNIDMLKAIIPIPDDEINQYEKGDKAVVKVDALNKEYEGEITEISVQTDSSNPTYTAQIGINNPTGKIKPGMTCTVSILEKLEAKEESSATIIVPVETVSVTDGNENFVYVVNNQNKAKRRIVKTGKLTDEGIAITEGLKNGEQLITSGYHKLTENTPVNIVNK encoded by the coding sequence ATGATCAATAAATTAAACTCACTATTAGCTAAACGTATGCGTCAATTTTATCCCATTCTTTTGCTCTGCATCACTTTTATAATATTTCAAGCTTGTAAAAAAGATGAAAAAACACAAGAAATTCAACCTATCGACGTAAAAACAATCCTTGTTGGAGAGCAGTCATTCAAAAATAATAGTAATGTCTTATCTGCTACAGGAAGGATAGCTGCAGATAAAAATGTGAAGCTTAGTTTTCAGGTATCTGGAACTATCGAGCAATTCCCGGTTAAGATGGGCGAATATGTTAAACAAAATGATCTCATCGCTAGTATAGATGCTACAACTTATCAAAAGCAATATGAAACCCAAAAAGCACAGGCAGATCTGGCTGAGGATAATTATGCCCGGGTAAAAGAAGTGTATGAAAAAGGAAGTATTGCAGAAGTTAGAATGGTAGAGGCCCGCTCTAATTACCAACAAGCACAAGCTGCTGCAGAAGCAAGCTATCAAAATGTAAAACACACCAGCATCAGGGCTCCTTTTAGTGGTTATGTTGGGGAAAAAATGATGGAAGCAGGAGACTTGGCCTCACCCGGCCAACCTGTTGTCTATTTTTTTAATATTGATATGCTTAAAGCAATTATCCCTATTCCTGATGACGAGATTAACCAGTATGAAAAAGGGGACAAAGCCGTAGTAAAAGTAGATGCGTTAAATAAAGAATATGAGGGTGAAATTACGGAAATATCTGTACAGACAGATAGTTCTAACCCCACATATACAGCACAAATAGGTATTAATAATCCTACCGGAAAAATTAAACCTGGGATGACTTGCACCGTTTCTATTTTAGAAAAGTTAGAAGCTAAAGAAGAGAGCTCTGCCACCATAATAGTACCGGTAGAAACCGTATCTGTAACCGATGGAAATGAAAACTTCGTATATGTAGTCAATAATCAAAATAAAGCCAAAAGGCGTATTGTAAAGACCGGAAAATTAACTGACGAGGGTATAGCCATTACAGAAGGTTTAAAAAATGGCGAACAGCTTATAACCTCTGGTTATCACAAACTCACCGAAAATACACCGGTAAATATTGTTAATAAATAA
- a CDS encoding efflux RND transporter permease subunit, translated as MKKQGSIIEWAMQNKAFPVALAFVFVVIGLLGLFNMPRNEFPEFTIRQGLVMGFYPGANSEEVEEQLTAKVEAFLFSYNEVDKEKTYSYSQDGAMYIYVEIDSRVGPDETSQFWNKLKNDVPVFQQREVPPGVKGILVNSDFGSTAAMIIAVESKTRPYKDLQLHVEEIEDKLRQVKGMAKISHSGGLTEQIAIYIDQNELAQYGISPGGLMQSLQSQGTVRPSGTLESPGFDRPIHMDVFLENITDIANHIVSTGEDGRVVRIKDIAEVKREYEDPNSFITTSGTKAMIITLEMASGNNIVQFGDRIDEKLDLIKNQLPEDIQVRKIANQPSVVQDAISHFLKEFGYALLGVVIVTLFLLPFRIASVAAATIPITILSTLALMYMLGMELNTVTLAALIIVLGIVVDDPIVVIDNHVEKLDEGQSVWEAAKNSALELFPSVFTATLAISATFLPLVFFMSGTAKDFLSTFPYTIMIALFLSLAISVLLVPYFNTLFIKKGLQNKKNNQKEQKKSLLDRLQNIFDRSVEKAMKHYKLTLVAGIASVLIGIFLFSNLSQELFPVIERNQFAVEVYLSKNSSLEETQSVVEEFEKILAKDERVEDYTSFIGESSPRFHMVYAPNLPAKNYAQVLVTTSSDDATVEVLKEYDAKYANMFPNAYLRMKQLNMIAKPAQVEVRLFGEDVNRLKEYGNKIIDLSRKTPQTIWSRTNYGEIQQTISIDIKEEEASRVGLTREHIANTIAMNMEGLIATQVWDDEYGINVKIKSKNPTDQKVSTIRELAIILPRTGTSIPLRQIANIKPDWEQEQIVRRNGIRCLTVRIDIAKGAVANEVLAKLRPKIEELEIPDNITIGYGGEYEMSQENLLPMGISLLISIFIIFLILLWHFKSFTYAVLSFITMPLSIFGAALGLLLMQYPFGFTSFLGLLALCGIVVRNGIILIDFADELRRDHGYSVFEAAAQAAKRRMRPIFLTSSAAAVGVTPMILSRSTLWGPLGTVIAFGLMVSMVLTLFVLPVLYWLFFRNKKNESEASQENQANS; from the coding sequence ATGAAAAAACAAGGTTCTATAATAGAATGGGCGATGCAGAACAAAGCTTTTCCCGTGGCACTGGCTTTTGTTTTTGTTGTGATTGGCCTGCTAGGCTTATTCAATATGCCACGAAACGAGTTTCCGGAGTTTACCATTAGGCAAGGATTGGTTATGGGATTTTACCCCGGTGCCAATTCAGAAGAAGTTGAAGAGCAACTTACTGCTAAAGTGGAAGCTTTTCTATTTAGTTACAATGAAGTAGATAAAGAAAAAACCTATTCTTACTCACAGGATGGGGCAATGTATATTTATGTAGAAATAGACAGTCGAGTAGGGCCAGACGAGACTTCGCAATTTTGGAATAAGCTAAAAAACGACGTTCCTGTTTTTCAACAACGAGAAGTGCCACCCGGCGTTAAGGGTATCCTTGTTAACAGCGATTTTGGAAGTACGGCCGCAATGATTATAGCGGTGGAATCTAAAACGAGGCCTTATAAAGATCTACAGCTACATGTTGAAGAAATTGAAGATAAACTCCGCCAGGTTAAGGGTATGGCCAAGATAAGCCATTCCGGAGGCCTTACAGAGCAGATTGCTATATATATAGATCAAAATGAGTTAGCACAATACGGTATTAGTCCAGGAGGGTTAATGCAGAGCCTACAATCACAAGGTACTGTAAGGCCAAGTGGAACTTTAGAGTCACCAGGGTTTGATAGGCCCATTCATATGGACGTTTTTTTAGAAAACATAACAGATATAGCTAATCACATTGTAAGTACCGGTGAAGATGGCAGAGTTGTCAGGATCAAAGATATTGCTGAAGTAAAAAGAGAGTATGAAGACCCAAATTCATTTATAACCACGAGCGGAACAAAAGCAATGATCATCACTTTAGAGATGGCTTCGGGCAACAATATTGTCCAGTTTGGAGATAGGATAGATGAAAAACTTGATTTAATTAAAAATCAGCTTCCAGAAGATATCCAAGTAAGGAAAATTGCTAATCAGCCCAGTGTTGTACAAGATGCTATAAGCCATTTTTTAAAAGAATTTGGCTATGCCCTTTTAGGAGTGGTCATCGTTACCTTGTTTTTGCTGCCTTTTAGGATAGCTTCTGTTGCGGCAGCAACTATCCCTATTACTATTTTATCTACACTTGCACTTATGTATATGTTGGGAATGGAACTAAATACCGTTACCCTTGCAGCACTAATTATTGTATTAGGGATAGTAGTAGATGATCCCATTGTTGTAATTGATAATCACGTAGAAAAATTAGATGAAGGACAATCTGTTTGGGAAGCGGCAAAGAATAGTGCCTTAGAACTTTTCCCCTCTGTATTTACTGCAACACTGGCCATATCTGCTACCTTTTTACCTTTGGTGTTTTTTATGTCGGGAACCGCAAAAGACTTCCTTAGCACATTTCCATATACCATAATGATCGCATTATTTCTCTCACTCGCCATCTCTGTATTGCTTGTACCCTATTTTAATACCTTATTCATTAAAAAAGGATTGCAGAACAAAAAAAATAATCAAAAAGAGCAGAAAAAATCTTTGTTAGACCGCTTGCAAAATATTTTTGATAGGAGTGTGGAAAAAGCGATGAAACACTATAAACTTACGCTTGTTGCAGGAATAGCATCAGTGCTTATAGGTATATTTCTTTTCTCCAATTTGTCGCAAGAATTGTTTCCGGTAATCGAAAGAAATCAATTTGCCGTAGAGGTCTACCTTTCTAAAAATAGCAGCCTTGAAGAAACGCAAAGCGTAGTTGAAGAATTTGAAAAGATTCTTGCAAAAGATGAGCGCGTTGAAGATTATACAAGTTTTATAGGTGAAAGTTCGCCACGTTTTCATATGGTCTATGCCCCAAATCTTCCAGCAAAGAACTATGCCCAAGTTTTGGTTACCACCTCCTCAGATGATGCTACAGTAGAAGTGCTTAAAGAATATGATGCGAAATACGCCAACATGTTTCCCAATGCATATTTAAGAATGAAGCAACTTAATATGATAGCGAAACCGGCACAGGTGGAAGTTCGGCTTTTTGGAGAAGATGTCAATAGACTAAAGGAGTATGGAAATAAGATTATTGACCTTTCTCGCAAAACCCCACAAACCATTTGGTCCAGGACTAATTATGGTGAAATTCAGCAAACCATCTCTATTGATATTAAAGAAGAAGAAGCGTCCCGTGTAGGCCTAACACGAGAACATATTGCCAACACTATTGCTATGAATATGGAGGGACTAATAGCAACACAAGTCTGGGATGATGAATATGGCATAAACGTTAAGATAAAATCTAAGAACCCAACCGACCAAAAAGTATCAACAATAAGGGAATTAGCAATAATTTTACCTAGAACAGGTACAAGTATTCCCCTACGGCAAATTGCGAATATCAAACCCGATTGGGAACAGGAACAAATTGTGAGACGTAATGGAATACGATGTTTAACGGTACGGATAGATATTGCTAAAGGAGCTGTTGCCAATGAAGTGCTCGCAAAATTACGCCCAAAAATAGAAGAATTAGAAATTCCTGATAATATTACAATTGGTTACGGCGGTGAATACGAAATGTCCCAGGAAAATCTACTACCTATGGGCATTTCTCTATTAATAAGCATCTTCATTATTTTCCTTATCCTGCTTTGGCACTTTAAATCTTTTACATATGCGGTTTTAAGCTTTATCACCATGCCACTCAGCATATTTGGGGCAGCATTAGGCTTATTGTTAATGCAGTATCCTTTTGGGTTTACATCTTTCTTAGGCCTTTTAGCACTTTGTGGAATTGTGGTTAGAAATGGTATTATCCTTATTGATTTTGCAGATGAATTAAGAAGAGATCACGGGTATTCAGTTTTCGAAGCTGCTGCCCAGGCTGCCAAAAGAAGAATGCGACCTATTTTCCTTACCTCTTCTGCAGCAGCAGTTGGTGTGACTCCTATGATCCTTAGTAGATCCACTTTATGGGGGCCTTTAGGTACAGTAATAGCTTTTGGCTTAATGGTTTCGATGGTGCTTACATTATTTGTTTTACCGGTATTGTACTGGTTGTTTTTCAGAAATAAAAAAAATGAAAGTGAAGCATCCCAAGAAAATCAAGCGAATTCCTAA
- a CDS encoding TolC family protein, whose translation MKVKHPKKIKRIPNITIENMNPKHSSYIIACSLLSFLSFGSLFAQETLNLGEVKKTAVSHSNSIKNGEIRIEQAEAAKREAIANYFPQINGQGTVLYGFNNNIIDPIQNILPIGIDNIYLASAGATEIIYAGGKVRNSSNLAGLQVETKTIQAEQSIDSVLYTTEDKYWQLVKVQEQLRSIQASKIYLTELLKQQEDLLGAGLIAKNQLLRVRTNRSRVLLQQSKLANMRKLALLDLGLYVGKIYDTTTVAIDTLRQVNPPQLKYSEPDLDLTGNDNYRLIEKSVEAARLMTKITKADLLPQVSVGVNAAYFGSFSNNLPGQFKPIGLGMVSIPISDWWGAGKEKVQQKILQEKIAQNNLEEQKDQLKIGIMKSWYDLIDAYKQINYAQENLYYTNENLKVQRDNYNSGLNNLTDLLDAQQQEEEAEAEYINAYANYKLAESKYLFVTDNLEDKYSEHYQNFN comes from the coding sequence ATGAAAGTGAAGCATCCCAAGAAAATCAAGCGAATTCCTAATATAACTATAGAAAATATGAATCCAAAGCATAGTTCTTATATCATAGCTTGCAGCCTGTTAAGCTTTCTATCCTTCGGAAGCTTGTTTGCACAGGAAACCTTAAATCTGGGGGAGGTTAAAAAAACTGCGGTATCTCATAGTAATAGTATAAAAAACGGAGAAATAAGAATTGAACAGGCTGAAGCAGCTAAACGTGAAGCAATTGCCAATTACTTTCCCCAAATTAATGGACAGGGGACCGTTCTTTACGGATTTAACAACAATATTATAGATCCTATCCAGAATATATTACCTATTGGTATTGATAATATCTATCTGGCCAGTGCTGGGGCAACAGAAATAATCTATGCGGGCGGGAAAGTTAGGAACTCAAGCAATTTAGCAGGTTTACAAGTGGAAACCAAGACAATACAGGCAGAGCAGTCTATAGATTCTGTACTTTATACAACCGAAGATAAGTATTGGCAATTAGTAAAGGTACAGGAACAACTAAGGTCCATACAAGCAAGCAAAATATACCTCACCGAATTGTTGAAACAACAAGAAGACCTGTTAGGAGCCGGACTTATTGCAAAAAATCAATTACTAAGAGTGAGAACAAATCGTAGTCGTGTGCTTTTACAACAAAGTAAACTTGCGAATATGCGGAAACTGGCATTATTGGACCTTGGCTTATATGTAGGAAAAATTTATGATACTACTACGGTTGCAATAGATACTTTGAGACAAGTAAACCCACCACAGCTTAAATATTCTGAACCAGATTTAGACTTGACCGGCAATGATAATTACCGACTTATCGAAAAGTCGGTTGAAGCCGCCAGATTAATGACAAAAATAACTAAAGCCGATCTTTTACCACAAGTTTCAGTGGGTGTGAATGCCGCCTATTTTGGATCGTTTTCCAATAATCTTCCTGGCCAGTTTAAGCCTATTGGGTTGGGAATGGTAAGCATTCCAATTTCCGATTGGTGGGGAGCAGGAAAGGAAAAAGTTCAGCAAAAAATACTTCAGGAAAAAATAGCTCAAAATAATCTGGAAGAGCAAAAAGACCAGCTTAAAATTGGTATTATGAAATCCTGGTATGATCTTATCGATGCCTACAAGCAAATTAATTATGCTCAAGAAAATTTGTACTATACCAACGAGAATTTAAAAGTTCAAAGGGATAATTACAATAGTGGCCTAAATAATTTGACCGATCTATTAGATGCTCAACAACAGGAAGAAGAAGCTGAGGCGGAATATATAAATGCTTATGCTAATTATAAACTGGCAGAATCTAAATACTTGTTTGTTACAGATAATTTAGAAGATAAATATTCTGAACACTATCAAAATTTCAATTAA
- a CDS encoding phospholipase A: MPISFKLSFYTTIIALLSFHQVQSQRLTRDELKDTIFPSFSIYKDTYFITGVPTHTGISKETADAKYQISFKQLITRHTLPFNTQLFITYTQKSFWDVYAFSSPFQEVNFNPGIGFGKPLFNNGDKLVGLTEFKIEHESNGRDSYYSRSWNSISLSYHTRISKKTLLSIKTWFPFSYKSDNPKLIKYIGYGEINLVHNISNDLQLELNAKKGNQWNWKGSLRSRLIYSIAKRTNQYIMLEWFNGYGENLIAFDKYRSMLRIGYIIRSTDLQLLKPAQLR, encoded by the coding sequence ATGCCTATATCATTCAAATTATCTTTTTACACGACCATTATAGCGCTACTTTCCTTTCACCAGGTCCAATCTCAGCGTCTTACGAGAGATGAATTAAAAGATACTATATTTCCTTCATTTTCAATCTATAAGGATACTTATTTTATAACAGGAGTTCCCACCCATACAGGAATTTCTAAAGAAACTGCAGATGCCAAATACCAGATAAGTTTTAAGCAATTAATAACAAGGCATACATTGCCTTTTAATACTCAGTTGTTTATTACGTACACCCAAAAGTCTTTTTGGGATGTATATGCATTCTCCAGTCCGTTTCAGGAAGTAAATTTTAATCCAGGAATCGGTTTTGGAAAACCTCTGTTCAATAACGGTGATAAACTGGTTGGTCTTACAGAATTTAAAATTGAGCATGAGTCTAATGGTCGCGATAGTTATTATTCTAGGAGTTGGAACAGTATATCCCTTAGCTACCATACACGAATTAGCAAGAAAACACTTTTAAGTATAAAGACCTGGTTTCCATTCTCCTATAAATCAGATAATCCAAAGCTAATAAAATATATAGGATATGGTGAAATAAATTTGGTTCATAATATTAGTAATGATTTACAATTGGAACTCAATGCTAAAAAGGGTAATCAATGGAACTGGAAAGGAAGCTTAAGAAGTCGCTTGATTTATTCAATAGCTAAAAGAACGAATCAGTACATTATGTTGGAATGGTTTAATGGCTATGGAGAAAATTTGATTGCTTTTGACAAATATAGAAGTATGCTCCGGATTGGATATATTATCAGGTCAACCGACCTTCAACTATTAAAACCTGCGCAGCTTAGGTAG
- a CDS encoding adenylate/guanylate cyclase domain-containing protein, with product MKQNYNIDFIYLIHSNPLLSKILKYIVFWIASYSLLMFIAHQNLLAMYSVIGQKLEINQELPVGDPPVKFTVLIGVIFGTSLALLDHLLTKIYHRNHSLGLNILAGGFIYFCLLAGLVIAIRSASEVFSNYFIEKNSLSAIILEESGERIEYILLIYTFLMTLVISFFNQIASKFGPGYLWYMILGTFRFPREQERVFMFLDLNSSTRLAEELGHLKYSSLIQHSFLDINRIVREYHAEIYQYVGDEIVISWPLQKFQGNSPIGFLFSVQDQLNSREDFYYKQFGEVPTFKAGIHMGMVTVIEVGDVKRELAYHGDTLNVASRLENLCKSYDSSLLISGEVKNSIQDQNRYHTTSLGQKNLEGRESPIEVFSVRRHTNKYKNLDK from the coding sequence ATGAAACAAAACTATAATATTGATTTTATTTATTTGATTCATAGCAACCCCCTTTTATCTAAAATTCTTAAATATATAGTTTTTTGGATAGCTTCCTACAGTCTCCTAATGTTCATTGCCCATCAAAATCTACTTGCAATGTACAGTGTGATAGGCCAAAAATTGGAAATTAATCAGGAGCTACCAGTAGGAGATCCCCCTGTTAAATTTACAGTTTTAATAGGAGTTATTTTTGGAACATCGTTGGCTTTGTTGGATCATTTACTTACAAAAATTTATCATCGAAATCACTCATTAGGATTAAATATTCTGGCTGGAGGGTTCATTTACTTTTGTCTACTTGCGGGACTTGTAATTGCTATTAGATCTGCAAGTGAGGTTTTTTCGAACTATTTTATAGAGAAAAATTCATTATCTGCAATAATCTTAGAAGAAAGTGGAGAACGTATTGAATATATTTTATTGATATATACTTTTTTGATGACACTCGTAATCAGTTTCTTCAATCAAATAGCTTCTAAATTCGGCCCAGGCTATTTGTGGTATATGATTCTAGGTACATTCCGCTTTCCTCGAGAGCAAGAGAGGGTTTTTATGTTCTTGGACTTAAACTCATCCACGAGATTAGCCGAAGAATTGGGCCATCTAAAATATAGTTCACTTATTCAGCATTCTTTTCTGGATATAAATAGAATTGTCAGGGAATATCATGCCGAAATTTATCAATACGTGGGGGATGAAATCGTAATTAGCTGGCCACTTCAAAAATTCCAAGGTAACTCTCCAATAGGTTTCCTTTTCTCAGTTCAAGATCAACTTAATTCTAGAGAGGATTTTTACTATAAACAATTTGGAGAGGTTCCTACTTTTAAAGCTGGAATACATATGGGTATGGTTACAGTTATAGAAGTAGGAGATGTTAAAAGGGAACTGGCTTATCATGGCGATACTTTGAATGTTGCTTCAAGGCTAGAAAACCTTTGTAAAAGCTACGATAGCTCATTGTTAATTTCCGGAGAGGTAAAAAATTCTATCCAGGATCAAAACAGGTATCATACAACTTCTTTGGGTCAAAAAAATTTGGAAGGTCGTGAGTCACCGATAGAGGTATTTAGTGTAAGACGCCACACAAATAAATATAAAAATTTAGATAAATGA
- a CDS encoding phosphatase PAP2 family protein has translation MKKIYLIAFLAFQSLLFSQNKKNDSLPTTLELLKYDGVSTFNGLTTTYTKPLKWKKNNFLTAGIIIIGTGALYLIDEESNIWFENQEKDIPGIIKDFGWYYGSPQNNYAINGVVYLYGLITKNQKIRKTGVLLISAASTAGLIQTISKITVGRGRPGAGEGKGSFKPFSKEGGFHSFPSGHTILSFTTAYAIGKQFKNPLLKAAIYGVGMIAPVSRLWAGAHWLTDVGLSMAISILVVDTIDNYLNTKRDYGQGFKNSISWKFNIGLGRVGLIGTF, from the coding sequence ATGAAAAAAATATACCTTATCGCTTTTTTGGCATTTCAGTCTTTATTATTTAGCCAAAATAAAAAAAATGACAGCCTTCCTACTACACTGGAACTTTTAAAATATGATGGAGTCAGTACTTTCAATGGACTAACTACCACCTACACAAAACCTTTGAAATGGAAAAAAAACAATTTTCTGACAGCTGGAATTATAATAATAGGTACAGGAGCATTGTATCTAATTGACGAAGAGTCTAATATATGGTTTGAAAATCAAGAAAAAGATATTCCAGGAATAATAAAAGACTTCGGCTGGTATTATGGCAGTCCACAAAATAATTACGCAATAAATGGAGTAGTGTATCTGTACGGTTTGATAACGAAAAACCAAAAAATACGAAAAACTGGGGTTTTGCTAATTTCAGCAGCCTCTACAGCTGGCCTTATTCAAACCATTTCTAAAATAACTGTAGGAAGAGGCCGTCCTGGTGCCGGAGAAGGCAAAGGTTCTTTCAAGCCCTTTAGCAAAGAAGGTGGTTTCCATAGCTTCCCTTCTGGACACACCATTCTTTCCTTTACCACAGCCTATGCTATAGGTAAACAATTTAAAAATCCATTACTAAAAGCAGCAATTTACGGAGTGGGAATGATAGCCCCAGTTTCGCGGCTTTGGGCAGGAGCTCATTGGCTAACGGATGTGGGACTCAGCATGGCCATAAGTATTTTGGTAGTTGATACGATAGATAATTATCTAAACACAAAAAGAGATTACGGTCAAGGTTTTAAGAATAGTATAAGCTGGAAATTTAATATAGGTTTAGGAAGAGTAGGATTAATTGGGACTTTCTGA